In Herbaspirillum sp. WKF16, one genomic interval encodes:
- a CDS encoding SCO family protein yields the protein MTDNLKAGANPADAAADQKRRRVGRWKMLAVVAVCAAPMIASYFTYYVIKPESRNNYGALIDPRQYPIPDLGSSALDGAKAGLGDYRGKWIMLQVDGADCAAACRNKLFTMRQLRLMQGKEMERIERVWLVTDKAPVETMLIREYDGTDMLRVDAGKLKAWLPVEQGTSVEDHIYLIDPLGNLMMRFPKDPDPGKMKKDISKLLRASAIG from the coding sequence ATGACAGACAATCTTAAGGCAGGCGCGAATCCTGCGGACGCGGCAGCCGATCAAAAACGCCGCCGCGTCGGCCGCTGGAAGATGCTGGCGGTGGTGGCGGTATGCGCGGCGCCGATGATCGCGTCGTACTTCACCTACTATGTGATCAAGCCGGAGAGCCGCAACAACTACGGCGCGTTGATCGACCCGCGCCAGTATCCCATCCCCGACCTGGGCAGCAGCGCGCTCGACGGCGCCAAGGCCGGCCTGGGGGACTACCGAGGCAAATGGATCATGCTGCAGGTGGATGGCGCCGACTGCGCCGCGGCCTGCCGCAACAAGCTCTTCACCATGCGCCAGCTGCGGCTGATGCAGGGCAAGGAGATGGAGCGCATCGAGCGCGTCTGGCTGGTGACCGACAAGGCGCCGGTGGAGACCATGCTGATCCGCGAGTACGACGGCACCGATATGTTGCGGGTCGACGCCGGCAAGCTGAAAGCCTGGCTGCCGGTGGAGCAGGGCACGTCGGTGGAGGATCACATCTACCTGATCGATCCGCTGGGCAACCTGATGATGCGCTTTCCCAAGGATCCCGATCCGGGCAAGATGAAGAAGGACATTTCCAAGCTGCTGCGCGCCTCGGCCATCGGCTAG
- a CDS encoding SURF1 family protein: MVAAAGIALGQWQTRRADEKLGIRQRMETRARQAPLQALPAGGDHEFRHVLLEGEFVPQWTVYLENRPHDGVPGFHVLTAFKIAGAQQAVMVARGWTPRDANDRAKVPRPPLPQGSTRIDGVLRRDAGQVLQLGRADAPTPGAILQNLDVAALAAASGLPLSSYVVEQRTASPGVDDGLARDWPAPSLGIERHRAYALQWYALAAMAIVFFLVTGFKRGRNDRQS; encoded by the coding sequence GTGGTCGCCGCCGCCGGCATCGCGCTGGGGCAGTGGCAGACCCGCCGCGCCGACGAAAAGCTGGGCATCCGGCAGCGCATGGAGACGCGCGCCAGGCAGGCGCCGCTGCAGGCGCTGCCGGCCGGCGGCGATCATGAGTTCCGGCATGTCCTGCTGGAGGGCGAGTTCGTGCCGCAGTGGACGGTCTACCTGGAAAATCGTCCGCACGACGGCGTGCCCGGCTTCCATGTGCTGACCGCGTTTAAAATAGCGGGCGCGCAGCAGGCGGTGATGGTTGCCCGCGGCTGGACGCCGCGCGATGCAAACGACCGCGCCAAGGTGCCGCGGCCGCCGCTGCCGCAGGGGAGCACGCGCATCGACGGCGTGCTGCGTCGCGATGCCGGCCAAGTGCTGCAGCTGGGCCGGGCCGATGCGCCAACGCCGGGCGCGATCCTGCAGAACCTCGATGTTGCCGCGCTGGCCGCGGCCAGCGGCTTGCCGCTGTCGTCTTACGTGGTGGAGCAGCGCACGGCGTCGCCCGGCGTCGACGACGGGCTGGCGCGCGACTGGCCGGCGCCGTCGCTGGGCATAGAGCGCCATCGCGCCTACGCGCTGCAGTGGTATGCGCTGGCGGCGATGGCGATTGTATTTTTCCTTGTCACGGGGTTCAAGCGTGGTCGCAATGACAGACAATCTTAA
- a CDS encoding twin transmembrane helix small protein, with the protein MKIVVAIAFILILASLASALIFLMRDKGKSNRTVQALTLRVGFSVALFLFILLSYKLGWIQPTGIR; encoded by the coding sequence ATGAAAATCGTCGTCGCCATCGCCTTCATCCTCATCCTTGCCAGCCTCGCCTCGGCGCTGATCTTCCTCATGCGCGACAAGGGCAAGAGCAACCGCACCGTACAGGCGCTGACGCTGCGCGTGGGCTTCTCGGTGGCGCTGTTCCTGTTCATCCTGCTGAGTTACAAGCTGGGCTGGATACAGCCGACTGGCATCCGCTGA
- a CDS encoding cytochrome c oxidase subunit 3, which translates to MSSQHAKAPYYFVPGPSRWPMMAGISMLITMIGASAWVNGASWAPYVNIVGILMVLVVLYYWFGDAIKESESGLYGENIDRSYRWSMSWFIFSEVMFFAAFFGALFYARSITMPWLADLDHKVIWPDFAAHWGNVGPANTVESFNTMGPFPIPTINTLLLLTSGVTLTFSHHALRAGHRTSTAVWLFLTILLGAIFMGFQAYEYIHAYTELNLKLTSGIYGSTFFMLTGFHGFHVTMGAIMLSVVLYRLLRGHFTPTHHFAFEGAAWYWHFVDVVWLGLYVVVYWL; encoded by the coding sequence ATGAGTTCTCAACACGCCAAGGCGCCGTACTACTTCGTTCCGGGACCGTCGCGCTGGCCGATGATGGCGGGCATATCGATGCTCATCACCATGATCGGCGCATCGGCCTGGGTCAACGGCGCATCGTGGGCGCCCTATGTCAACATCGTCGGCATCCTGATGGTGCTGGTGGTGCTGTACTACTGGTTCGGCGACGCCATCAAGGAATCGGAATCCGGTCTCTACGGCGAGAACATCGACCGCTCCTACCGCTGGAGCATGAGTTGGTTCATCTTCTCCGAGGTGATGTTCTTCGCCGCCTTCTTCGGCGCGCTGTTCTATGCGCGCAGCATCACCATGCCGTGGCTAGCCGATCTTGATCACAAGGTGATCTGGCCCGACTTCGCCGCGCACTGGGGCAACGTCGGTCCGGCCAACACGGTGGAGAGCTTCAATACCATGGGGCCGTTCCCGATCCCGACCATCAACACGCTGCTGCTGCTGACCTCGGGCGTGACGCTGACCTTCTCGCACCACGCGCTGCGCGCCGGCCATCGCACCTCGACTGCGGTGTGGCTATTCCTGACCATCCTGCTGGGCGCGATCTTCATGGGCTTCCAGGCCTATGAGTACATCCATGCCTACACCGAGCTGAACCTGAAGCTGACCTCGGGCATCTACGGTTCCACCTTCTTCATGCTGACCGGCTTCCACGGCTTCCACGTGACCATGGGCGCCATCATGCTGTCGGTAGTGCTGTATCGCTTGCTGCGCGGCCATTTCACGCCGACCCACCATTTCGCCTTCGAAGGCGCCGCCTGGTACTGGCACTTCGTGGACGTTGTGTGGCTGGGCCTGTACGTGGTGGTGTACTGGCTCTGA
- a CDS encoding DUF2970 domain-containing protein produces the protein MTEDLKQASQRKASFGATMKAVFWSFFGVRKRRDYESDAARLNPVHVIIAGVLGAAIFVAVLVIIVRLVVASAAGG, from the coding sequence TTGACCGAGGATCTGAAGCAGGCGTCGCAACGCAAGGCCTCGTTCGGCGCGACGATGAAGGCGGTGTTCTGGTCCTTCTTCGGCGTGCGCAAGCGGCGCGACTACGAGTCGGACGCGGCGCGGCTCAACCCGGTGCACGTGATCATCGCCGGCGTGCTGGGCGCGGCGATCTTCGTGGCGGTGCTGGTGATCATCGTGCGGCTGGTGGTCGCCAGCGCGGCCGGTGGTTGA
- a CDS encoding cytochrome c oxidase assembly protein: protein MSTEDSGETEGRGLNRVMLRKLLVVAVLMFGFGYALIPMYRKICEVTGVNFLTPKDATVEAPANTQVDKTRTVTIEFDGNAQGPWRFRPTVASMKVHPGEMTQVTYEVVNTQARNVDAQAIPSYAPQQSAAFFKKVECFCFTQQTLGPNQAKQMPVVFYIDPNLPKEVTTITLSYTFFEIGGKDKKEG from the coding sequence ATGAGCACCGAGGACAGCGGGGAAACCGAAGGCCGCGGCCTCAACCGCGTGATGCTGCGCAAGCTGCTGGTGGTGGCGGTGCTGATGTTCGGCTTCGGCTACGCGTTGATTCCGATGTATCGCAAGATCTGCGAAGTCACCGGCGTCAACTTCCTCACGCCCAAGGATGCGACGGTGGAAGCGCCGGCCAACACCCAGGTCGACAAGACGCGCACGGTCACCATCGAGTTCGACGGCAATGCGCAGGGACCCTGGCGCTTCCGCCCGACGGTGGCCAGCATGAAGGTGCATCCCGGCGAGATGACCCAGGTCACTTATGAGGTGGTGAACACCCAGGCGCGCAACGTCGACGCCCAGGCCATCCCCAGCTACGCGCCGCAGCAGTCGGCGGCCTTCTTCAAGAAGGTCGAATGCTTCTGCTTCACGCAGCAGACCCTGGGGCCGAACCAGGCCAAGCAGATGCCGGTGGTGTTCTACATCGATCCCAACCTGCCCAAGGAGGTGACGACCATCACGCTGTCGTACACCTTCTTCGAGATCGGCGGCAAGGACAAGAAGGAAGGCTGA
- a CDS encoding cytochrome oxidase small assembly protein, whose product MAQRKTPNNLRTGLLLGLVALAFFVGIFINRIWFAK is encoded by the coding sequence ATGGCGCAACGCAAGACACCTAACAATCTCCGGACCGGCCTGCTGCTGGGGCTGGTGGCGCTGGCCTTCTTTGTCGGCATTTTCATCAACCGCATCTGGTTCGCCAAATGA
- the ctaD gene encoding cytochrome c oxidase subunit I yields MTTTVDHAPDHHAHGHDHDHSHDHPHGWRRWLFATNHKDIGTLYLWFSFTMLLSGGVLALLIRAELFHPGLQFFRPEFFNQLTTMHGLVMVFGAIMPAFVGFANWMIPLQIGASDMAFARMNNFSFWLLPPAALLLAGSFLAPGGATAAGWTLYAPLSTQMGPGMDMGIFAMHIMGASSIMGSINIIVTILNMRAPGMTLMKMPMFCWTWLITAYLLIAVMPVLAGAITMTLTDRHFGTSFFNAAGGGDPVMYQHIFWFFGHPEVYIMILPAFGIVSQIIPAFARKPLFGYASMVYATASIAILSFIVWAHHMFTTGMPVTAQLFFMYATMLIAVPTGVKIFNWIATMWRGSMTFETPMLFSVGFIFVFTMGGFTGLILAVTPIDIQMQDTYYVVAHFHYVLVAGSLFALFAGYYYWGPKWTGYMYNEWRGKFHFWASLITFNVTFFPMHFLGLAGMPRRYADYPAQFTDFNMVASIGAFGFGLSQVYFLFWVVIPSIKGGKQAEAKPWEGAEGLEWTVPSPAPFHTFEEPPVVK; encoded by the coding sequence ATGACCACCACCGTTGATCACGCCCCTGATCACCACGCGCACGGCCACGACCATGATCACTCGCACGACCATCCGCACGGCTGGCGCCGCTGGCTGTTTGCCACCAACCACAAGGACATCGGCACGCTCTACCTGTGGTTCTCGTTCACCATGCTGCTGTCCGGCGGCGTGCTGGCGCTGCTGATCCGCGCCGAGCTGTTCCATCCGGGCCTGCAGTTCTTCCGCCCCGAGTTCTTCAACCAGCTGACCACCATGCATGGCCTGGTGATGGTGTTCGGCGCGATCATGCCGGCCTTCGTCGGCTTCGCCAACTGGATGATCCCGCTGCAGATCGGCGCATCCGACATGGCGTTCGCGCGCATGAACAACTTCTCCTTCTGGCTGCTGCCGCCGGCCGCGCTGCTGCTGGCCGGCTCCTTCCTGGCGCCGGGCGGCGCCACCGCCGCGGGCTGGACGCTGTACGCGCCGCTGTCGACCCAGATGGGCCCCGGCATGGACATGGGCATCTTCGCCATGCACATCATGGGCGCCTCGTCGATCATGGGCTCGATCAACATCATCGTCACCATCCTCAACATGCGCGCGCCCGGCATGACGCTGATGAAGATGCCGATGTTCTGCTGGACCTGGCTGATCACCGCCTACCTGCTGATCGCGGTGATGCCGGTGCTGGCCGGCGCCATCACCATGACCCTGACCGACCGTCACTTCGGCACCTCCTTCTTCAACGCCGCCGGCGGCGGCGATCCGGTGATGTACCAGCACATCTTCTGGTTCTTCGGTCACCCCGAGGTCTACATCATGATCCTGCCGGCCTTCGGCATCGTCTCGCAGATCATCCCGGCCTTCGCCCGCAAGCCGCTGTTCGGCTATGCCTCGATGGTGTACGCGACCGCGTCGATCGCGATCCTCTCCTTCATCGTCTGGGCCCACCACATGTTCACCACCGGCATGCCGGTGACCGCCCAGTTGTTCTTCATGTACGCCACGATGCTGATCGCCGTGCCCACCGGCGTGAAGATCTTCAACTGGATCGCCACCATGTGGCGCGGTTCGATGACCTTCGAGACGCCGATGCTGTTCTCGGTGGGCTTCATCTTCGTGTTCACCATGGGCGGCTTCACGGGCCTGATCCTGGCGGTCACGCCGATCGACATCCAGATGCAGGACACCTACTACGTCGTGGCCCACTTCCACTACGTGCTGGTGGCCGGCTCCCTGTTCGCCCTGTTCGCCGGCTACTACTACTGGGGCCCGAAGTGGACCGGCTACATGTACAACGAATGGCGCGGCAAGTTCCACTTCTGGGCTTCGCTGATCACCTTCAACGTCACCTTCTTCCCGATGCACTTCCTGGGCCTGGCCGGCATGCCGCGCCGTTATGCGGATTACCCGGCGCAGTTCACCGACTTCAACATGGTCGCCTCCATCGGCGCCTTCGGTTTCGGCCTGTCGCAGGTGTACTTCCTGTTCTGGGTGGTGATCCCTTCGATCAAGGGTGGCAAGCAGGCTGAGGCCAAGCCCTGGGAAGGCGCGGAAGGCCTGGAATGGACCGTGCCCAGCCCGGCGCCTTTCCATACCTTCGAAGAACCGCCGGTGGTCAAGTAA